A part of Microbacterium terregens genomic DNA contains:
- the ychF gene encoding redox-regulated ATPase YchF encodes MALTIGIVGLPNVGKSTLFNALTKNDVLAANYPFATIEPNIGVVSLPDPRLEKLAEVFGSERILPATVSFVDIAGIVRGASEGEGLGNQFLANIREADAIAQVVRGFTDDDVVHVDGGVNPQNDLETINAELMLADLQTLERAIPRIEKEVKGKKSEPAVLDAAMAAKDALERGILLSHSGLDLAPIKELGLLTAKPYIYVFNVDEAVLTDAAAKAALEALVAPAHAVFLDAKIESELIDLDPEDAAELLASTGQEESGLIQLARIGFDTLGLQTYLTAGPKEARAWTVGKGWKAPQAAGVIHTDFEKGFIKAEVISFADLVDAGSVVEARSRGKARLEGKDYTMQDGDVVEFRFSS; translated from the coding sequence GTGGCTCTCACTATCGGCATCGTCGGCCTGCCCAACGTCGGCAAGTCCACCCTGTTCAACGCGCTGACCAAGAACGACGTGCTCGCGGCGAACTATCCCTTCGCGACGATCGAGCCCAACATCGGTGTCGTGAGCCTCCCGGACCCGCGTCTGGAGAAGCTGGCCGAGGTCTTCGGGTCCGAGCGGATCCTCCCTGCGACGGTCTCGTTCGTCGACATCGCCGGCATCGTCCGCGGCGCGAGCGAGGGGGAGGGGCTCGGTAACCAGTTCCTCGCGAACATCCGCGAGGCGGATGCGATCGCACAGGTCGTGCGCGGGTTCACCGACGACGACGTCGTGCACGTCGACGGCGGCGTGAACCCGCAGAACGACCTCGAGACCATCAACGCCGAGCTCATGCTGGCCGACCTGCAGACCCTCGAGCGGGCGATTCCGAGGATCGAGAAGGAGGTCAAGGGCAAGAAGTCCGAGCCGGCCGTCCTCGACGCGGCGATGGCTGCCAAGGACGCGCTGGAGCGCGGCATCCTGCTCTCGCACTCCGGACTGGATCTCGCGCCGATCAAGGAGCTGGGGCTGCTGACCGCGAAGCCGTACATCTACGTCTTCAACGTCGATGAGGCGGTGCTGACGGATGCCGCGGCCAAGGCCGCCCTCGAGGCACTGGTCGCGCCCGCCCACGCCGTCTTCCTCGATGCGAAGATCGAGTCCGAGCTGATCGACCTCGACCCGGAGGACGCTGCGGAGCTGCTCGCCTCGACGGGTCAGGAGGAGTCCGGCTTGATTCAGCTCGCGCGCATCGGTTTCGACACGCTGGGCCTGCAGACCTACCTGACGGCGGGTCCGAAGGAAGCGCGCGCCTGGACGGTCGGCAAGGGCTGGAAGGCCCCGCAGGCCGCCGGCGTCATCCACACGGACTTCGAGAAGGGCTTCATCAAGGCGGAGGTGATCTCGTTCGCTGACCTGGTGGACGCCGGGTCCGTCGTCGAGGCCCGTTCTCGCGGCAAGGCCCGTCTGGAGGGCAAGGACTACACCATGCAGGACGGCGACGTCGTCGAGTTCAGGTTCAGCTCCTAA
- a CDS encoding class I SAM-dependent methyltransferase — protein MASNEEMSTSFGSAAGTYESGRPDYPIQAVDWMLQPVVGGERSIRVADVGAGTGKLTRSVVELGAEVVAIDPDPKMLAVLREHVHGVPTFVGTAERLPLPDASLDAVLLGQAWHWVEPAAGSAEAARVLRSGGLLGLIWNVRDDSVEWVRRMTGIMHGSRAEQMLAQGDPPVAAPFGPVESASWRWSRAMTRESLLAMARSRSYIITASPEERTRIEAGLLLLFDELGAVGDAVIQLPYVTRAYRSIRP, from the coding sequence ATGGCCAGCAACGAAGAGATGTCGACCTCCTTCGGATCCGCCGCCGGGACGTACGAGTCCGGTCGCCCCGACTACCCCATCCAGGCCGTGGATTGGATGCTGCAGCCCGTCGTCGGCGGTGAGCGCAGCATTCGGGTCGCCGATGTCGGCGCCGGCACCGGCAAGCTGACCCGGTCGGTGGTCGAGCTCGGCGCCGAGGTCGTGGCCATCGATCCCGATCCGAAGATGCTCGCCGTCCTGCGCGAGCACGTGCATGGGGTGCCGACGTTCGTGGGCACGGCCGAGAGACTCCCGCTGCCCGACGCGAGCCTTGATGCCGTGCTGCTCGGCCAGGCGTGGCACTGGGTCGAACCGGCGGCCGGCTCAGCCGAAGCGGCGCGGGTACTGCGATCCGGGGGACTGCTCGGCCTGATCTGGAACGTCCGCGATGATTCCGTGGAATGGGTGCGCCGTATGACCGGGATCATGCACGGCAGCCGCGCCGAGCAGATGCTCGCGCAGGGCGACCCTCCCGTGGCGGCACCCTTCGGTCCGGTCGAGAGCGCCTCCTGGCGATGGTCCCGCGCGATGACGCGGGAGTCGCTGCTGGCGATGGCCCGCTCGCGCAGCTACATCATCACCGCGAGCCCCGAGGAGCGCACCCGCATCGAGGCGGGCCTGCTTCTCCTGTTCGACGAACTCGGCGCCGTGGGCGATGCAGTGATCCAGCTTCCCTACGTCACGCGCGCGTATCGGTCGATCCGGCCGTAA
- the glpX gene encoding class II fructose-bisphosphatase — MVSLTADMSPLHPDRNLALELVRATEAAAIRAVPFIGRGDKLAADGAAVDAMRAFLTTVNFDGTIVIGEGEKDEAPMLFNGEKVGNGRGPQCDVAVDPIDGTSLTAAGRQNALSVIAVSDRGTMLDASTVFYMDKLVTGPAGVGVVDIRLPIGENIRLLSKALGKPVDEMVVSVLNRPRHEQLIADIRAAGAGTRLMSDGDVAGGINAARHNARTDMCVGVGGSPEGIVTACAIKALGGHIQGILWPRDDDEKQKGADHGLKTDGYVYEADELVTGRNTIFVATGVTDGQLVAGVSREGDYVYSESVVLRGTSGTLRRIVSEHLTSKWL, encoded by the coding sequence ATGGTGAGCCTTACCGCCGACATGAGTCCGCTGCATCCCGACCGAAACCTCGCGCTGGAGCTGGTGCGCGCCACCGAGGCGGCCGCGATCCGCGCTGTGCCGTTCATCGGACGAGGTGACAAATTGGCGGCGGATGGCGCGGCCGTCGATGCGATGCGCGCCTTCTTGACGACGGTGAACTTCGACGGGACGATCGTCATCGGCGAGGGCGAGAAGGACGAAGCGCCGATGCTGTTCAACGGCGAGAAGGTGGGCAACGGCCGCGGCCCGCAGTGCGACGTGGCGGTGGATCCGATCGACGGCACCTCGCTGACCGCCGCCGGCCGTCAGAACGCGCTTTCGGTGATCGCCGTGTCCGACCGGGGGACCATGCTGGACGCCTCGACGGTGTTCTACATGGACAAGCTGGTCACTGGGCCCGCCGGCGTCGGTGTGGTCGACATCCGGCTGCCGATCGGCGAGAACATCCGACTGCTGTCCAAGGCGCTCGGCAAGCCGGTGGATGAAATGGTCGTGTCGGTGCTGAACCGGCCGCGCCACGAGCAGCTGATCGCCGACATCCGCGCAGCCGGGGCAGGTACCCGCCTGATGTCCGATGGCGACGTCGCCGGCGGCATCAACGCCGCGCGTCACAACGCCCGCACCGACATGTGCGTGGGCGTCGGCGGCAGCCCCGAGGGAATCGTCACCGCCTGCGCGATCAAGGCGCTGGGCGGGCACATCCAGGGGATCCTCTGGCCGCGCGATGACGATGAGAAGCAGAAGGGCGCCGACCACGGTCTGAAGACCGACGGCTACGTGTACGAAGCGGATGAGCTCGTCACCGGTCGGAACACGATCTTCGTGGCCACCGGCGTCACCGACGGCCAGCTCGTCGCGGGCGTCAGTCGCGAGGGCGACTACGTCTACAGCGAGAGCGTCGTGCTGCGCGGTACCTCGGGCACTCTTCGCCGCATCGTCTCGGAGCATCTCACCTCGAAGTGGCTGTAG
- a CDS encoding MOSC domain-containing protein, with product MPRLVAVCVVHQLRPDRGNGVTAIDKRPVEGRVRIGRYGVRADVQADRKHHGGLDKALYAYAQEDAAFWAGELGRDLPSGFFGENLRTEGIDVNAARIGEVWRIGDTVTVEVTMPRTPCQTFARWVGGDDQRGWVKRFSAERRLGPYLRVLRNGFVQAGDPIEVVSRPDGAPGLLDEYLDPA from the coding sequence ATGCCTCGCCTCGTCGCCGTCTGCGTCGTCCATCAGCTGCGTCCCGACCGGGGAAACGGGGTGACGGCGATCGACAAACGGCCCGTGGAAGGCCGCGTCCGGATCGGTCGCTACGGCGTGCGCGCCGACGTCCAAGCCGACCGCAAGCACCACGGCGGGCTCGACAAGGCCCTCTACGCGTACGCCCAGGAGGATGCCGCGTTCTGGGCGGGTGAGCTCGGCCGCGACCTTCCGTCCGGTTTCTTCGGTGAGAACCTGCGCACCGAAGGCATCGACGTGAACGCCGCCCGCATCGGCGAGGTATGGCGCATCGGCGACACCGTCACCGTCGAGGTGACCATGCCCCGAACGCCGTGCCAGACTTTCGCGCGCTGGGTCGGTGGAGACGACCAGCGCGGATGGGTCAAGCGGTTCTCGGCCGAGCGCCGCCTCGGTCCCTACCTGCGCGTGCTGCGCAACGGCTTCGTCCAGGCGGGCGACCCGATCGAGGTGGTATCCCGTCCCGACGGTGCGCCGGGCCTGCTCGACGAGTATCTCGACCCGGCGTAG
- a CDS encoding helix-turn-helix transcriptional regulator codes for MTPQEIENLAHLRRARDLIDRDYARPLDVPTMAAKALMSPAHFSRQFRAAYGETPYSYLMTRRIERAMALLRAGTSVTDACMAVGCTSLGSFSSRFAEIVGMTPSEYRKREHDAVRAMPSCVAKLHTRPVRDASSRIGEVREHSAA; via the coding sequence GTGACCCCACAGGAGATCGAGAACCTCGCTCACCTGCGCCGGGCGCGCGATCTGATCGACCGTGACTACGCCCGGCCGCTCGATGTGCCGACCATGGCGGCGAAGGCGCTGATGTCGCCCGCGCACTTCTCGCGCCAGTTCCGGGCCGCGTACGGAGAGACGCCCTACAGCTATCTGATGACCCGGCGGATCGAGCGCGCCATGGCCCTGTTGCGCGCGGGGACCAGCGTCACGGATGCGTGCATGGCCGTGGGCTGTACGTCGCTGGGTTCCTTCAGCTCGCGATTCGCCGAGATCGTCGGAATGACCCCTTCGGAGTACCGCAAGCGCGAGCACGATGCCGTACGGGCGATGCCCTCGTGCGTCGCGAAGTTGCACACGCGTCCGGTGCGGGACGCATCGAGCAGAATCGGAGAAGTGCGCGAGCACAGCGCGGCGTAG
- a CDS encoding 3'-5' exonuclease, with product MPLDFTAIDFETANSSNASACAVGLARVRDGVVVATAGWLIQPPPGHDRFFELNTRIHGLRAEDVVDAKTWSEQLDDLAAFAGADVLVAHNAGFDMMVLRRACEATGDVYPPYRYVCSLQVARKLYDLDSYRLPSVAAAAGFIDFPHHDATADALACAHIMIDAARRVDAEDIAALADAAGVRTSQIFMPEPVPEAVAEAQPTLAPELFATVA from the coding sequence GTGCCCTTGGACTTCACCGCAATCGACTTCGAAACGGCGAACTCCAGCAATGCGTCCGCGTGCGCGGTCGGCCTGGCCAGGGTCCGAGACGGCGTTGTGGTCGCCACCGCCGGATGGCTGATCCAGCCACCGCCGGGGCATGATCGCTTCTTCGAGCTCAACACGCGCATCCACGGACTTCGCGCCGAGGACGTCGTGGACGCGAAGACCTGGAGCGAGCAGCTCGACGATCTCGCCGCGTTCGCCGGCGCGGACGTGCTGGTCGCGCACAACGCGGGCTTCGACATGATGGTGCTCCGTCGTGCCTGCGAGGCGACCGGTGACGTCTACCCGCCGTACCGCTACGTCTGCAGCCTGCAGGTCGCGCGCAAGCTCTACGACCTCGATTCCTACCGCCTGCCCTCGGTGGCCGCGGCCGCCGGGTTCATCGACTTCCCGCATCACGATGCGACCGCGGACGCGCTCGCGTGCGCGCACATCATGATCGACGCCGCCCGTCGCGTCGACGCCGAGGACATCGCTGCGCTGGCCGACGCGGCGGGAGTCCGCACGTCACAGATCTTCATGCCCGAGCCGGTGCCCGAGGCGGTTGCCGAGGCGCAGCCGACGCTGGCGCCCGAGCTGTTCGCAACCGTCGCCTGA
- a CDS encoding DNA recombination protein RmuC: MDALTVSVLVIGCLAVGLLAGWFAGGARVAARAAHGTAELRARIAASEATRQGVQAQLEHQHLLYRELAAQARADQASREERERREQAVLRALAPVHETLQSMQTKVDDLERDRHAQFGSLAEQLRRAQQSDEALRATTESLASALRSGSTRGVWGETQLRRVVEAAGLTRYVDFDTQTSITSDAGAGRPDMVIRLPGDKAIAVDAKVPLDAYLEASAIPLTAVGAEGARRKLLLDKHVKALRGHVDALAKKAYWAGLASSPEFVVCFVPSESLLAAALEEDPSLLDYAFGKRVALASPVNLWAVLKTVAFTWTQQDVSQEARALFVLGNELYERLGKLAGHADDLRRAIERTVDSYNRFAGSLESRVLVTARRFPGIDQTKLDALGAPVVVEKSPRRLRAPELLDGALDAEDAREPASDETLLPADLSADLGEVRERIAPFADRVGSGAAGNEAQ, translated from the coding sequence ATGGATGCACTCACCGTCTCCGTCCTCGTGATCGGATGCCTCGCCGTGGGCCTGCTCGCGGGCTGGTTCGCCGGCGGCGCCCGGGTCGCCGCGCGCGCAGCCCACGGCACCGCAGAACTGCGCGCCCGCATTGCGGCCAGCGAGGCCACTCGGCAGGGGGTGCAGGCCCAGCTCGAGCACCAGCACCTCCTTTATCGAGAGCTGGCCGCTCAGGCGCGCGCCGATCAGGCGTCGCGAGAGGAGAGGGAGCGCCGCGAGCAGGCCGTCCTGCGCGCGCTCGCGCCGGTGCACGAGACGCTGCAGTCGATGCAGACGAAGGTCGATGATCTCGAGCGCGACCGCCACGCCCAGTTCGGCTCGCTGGCCGAGCAGCTGCGGCGCGCGCAGCAGTCCGACGAGGCGCTGCGCGCCACGACCGAGTCGCTTGCCAGCGCCCTGCGCTCGGGCAGCACGCGGGGAGTCTGGGGCGAGACGCAGCTGCGGCGGGTGGTCGAGGCTGCCGGTCTCACGCGATACGTCGATTTCGACACCCAGACATCGATCACCTCGGATGCCGGGGCCGGCCGCCCCGACATGGTCATCCGTCTGCCCGGTGACAAGGCGATCGCCGTCGATGCGAAAGTGCCGCTCGATGCCTACCTCGAGGCGAGCGCGATCCCGCTGACGGCGGTCGGTGCGGAGGGCGCGCGGCGCAAGCTGCTGCTCGACAAGCACGTGAAGGCGCTGCGCGGGCACGTGGATGCGCTGGCGAAGAAGGCGTACTGGGCGGGCCTGGCCTCCAGCCCCGAGTTCGTGGTGTGCTTCGTGCCGAGTGAGTCGCTGCTGGCCGCCGCCCTGGAGGAGGATCCCTCGCTGCTGGATTACGCCTTCGGCAAGCGCGTGGCGCTGGCCTCCCCGGTGAACCTGTGGGCCGTGCTCAAGACGGTCGCGTTCACCTGGACGCAGCAGGACGTCTCGCAGGAGGCTCGCGCGCTGTTCGTCCTCGGCAACGAGCTGTACGAGCGCCTGGGCAAGCTCGCAGGTCACGCCGACGACCTGCGTCGTGCCATCGAGCGCACCGTGGACAGCTACAACCGCTTCGCCGGCTCGCTCGAGTCGCGGGTGCTCGTCACCGCGCGGCGCTTCCCCGGCATCGACCAGACCAAACTCGACGCCCTGGGTGCGCCGGTCGTCGTCGAGAAGTCACCGCGACGGCTCCGGGCGCCGGAACTGCTGGACGGCGCGCTGGATGCCGAAGACGCTCGGGAACCGGCATCCGATGAGACACTTCTGCCGGCTGACCTCAGCGCCGACCTCGGCGAAGTGCGCGAACGCATCGCGCCCTTCGCGGACCGCGTCGGATCAGGCGCCGCCGGGAACGAAGCTCAATAG
- a CDS encoding alpha/beta fold hydrolase encodes MTRLETFDPDDRAIPYLDQGDGPALVLLSERGADGGGLGTLTSILVETGFRIVRIGFRGAADDVTLQDLAQDVLDVLDHLEIRDTWIGGHAFGGTVARTLALAHPDRANGVLLLGVEVAQIPVPQHMPVLVVQGAGDEITPAANGLQLQASAPGLVSVTLLEGAGHMFPVTHAGQTAEIIEEYLDWD; translated from the coding sequence GTGACCCGACTTGAGACGTTCGACCCCGACGATCGCGCCATCCCCTATCTCGATCAGGGCGATGGGCCTGCACTGGTGCTGCTCTCGGAGCGCGGAGCCGACGGGGGCGGGCTCGGCACGCTCACGAGCATCCTCGTGGAGACAGGCTTCCGCATCGTGCGCATCGGATTCCGCGGTGCAGCCGACGATGTGACGCTGCAGGATCTCGCGCAGGACGTGCTCGATGTGCTCGACCACCTCGAGATCCGCGACACGTGGATCGGCGGACACGCGTTCGGGGGAACGGTGGCGCGCACGCTGGCCCTCGCGCACCCCGACCGCGCAAACGGGGTGCTTCTGCTCGGCGTCGAGGTCGCGCAGATCCCCGTGCCGCAGCACATGCCCGTGCTGGTCGTCCAGGGAGCGGGCGACGAGATCACACCGGCAGCGAACGGTCTGCAGCTCCAGGCATCCGCGCCCGGACTGGTGAGCGTGACACTGCTCGAGGGCGCCGGACACATGTTCCCGGTTACGCATGCCGGGCAGACCGCCGAGATCATCGAGGAATACCTCGACTGGGACTGA
- a CDS encoding DUF6264 family protein → MSDPVDRTASHGTEELRPRPHGTEELRPRPHGTEELRPRPQYGEYATPEEQRARIQQPDLTRLLDTGQDPDALHGAPAGTAVAAAVKDEAPIRRGRFVDRVATIALLVYGLVNVVTGIPGMINYESYVGTVFSLLGVDAQLSDPAAGRPWGLAAALLLAIGWLATAYLSWRSLRRGRVTWWIPLVAGIVFTFVSGILLMVPIVSDPTVWNAILDTAR, encoded by the coding sequence ATGAGCGACCCCGTCGATCGCACCGCCTCGCACGGCACCGAAGAATTGCGGCCCAGGCCGCACGGCACCGAAGAATTGCGGCCCAGGCCGCACGGCACCGAAGAATTGCGGCCCAGGCCGCAATATGGCGAGTACGCCACCCCCGAGGAGCAGCGCGCGCGCATCCAGCAGCCCGACCTGACGCGGCTGCTGGACACCGGCCAGGATCCGGACGCTCTGCATGGCGCTCCCGCGGGCACCGCGGTGGCTGCGGCCGTGAAAGACGAGGCGCCGATCCGGAGGGGCCGGTTCGTGGACCGTGTCGCCACGATCGCCCTGCTCGTCTACGGTCTGGTCAACGTCGTCACCGGCATCCCCGGCATGATCAACTACGAATCGTACGTCGGGACGGTCTTCAGCCTCCTCGGCGTGGACGCCCAGCTCTCCGACCCGGCGGCGGGACGCCCGTGGGGCCTGGCGGCCGCGCTCCTGCTGGCCATCGGCTGGCTCGCGACCGCGTACCTGTCGTGGCGCAGCCTGCGGCGAGGCCGGGTCACCTGGTGGATACCGCTGGTCGCGGGGATCGTCTTCACCTTCGTCAGCGGCATTCTGCTGATGGTCCCCATCGTGTCGGATCCGACCGTGTGGAACGCCATCCTCGACACCGCGCGCTGA
- the fbaA gene encoding class II fructose-bisphosphate aldolase, with translation MPVATPEQYAEMLDRAKAGGFAYPAFNVSSSQTVNAVLQGLTEAGSDGIIQVTTGGADYFAGQSVKARATGALAFARFVHEAAKSYPITVALHTDHCPKPALEDFVLPLIAESEKVVADGGNPIFQSHMWDGSAVPLAENVEIAKELLPRMKAIHAILEVEIGVVGGEEDGVQHEGSNDALYTTVADVTQAVEALGLGDQGRWIAALTFGNVHGVYAPGNVKLRPELLGEIQEGIAAKFGTGPKPLDLVFHGGSGSSDAEIALAVSNGVIKMNIDTDTQYAFTRAVAGYMFGNYDGVLKVDGSVGNKKAYDPRAWGKVAESAMAARVVQSTQQLGSAGKSTS, from the coding sequence ATGCCCGTCGCCACCCCAGAGCAGTATGCCGAGATGCTGGACCGCGCGAAGGCCGGCGGATTCGCCTACCCCGCGTTCAACGTCTCGAGCTCGCAGACCGTGAACGCGGTTCTTCAGGGACTGACCGAAGCCGGCTCCGACGGCATCATCCAGGTGACGACGGGTGGCGCCGACTACTTCGCCGGCCAAAGCGTCAAGGCTCGCGCGACGGGCGCGCTGGCGTTCGCACGGTTCGTGCACGAGGCGGCCAAGAGCTATCCGATCACGGTGGCCCTGCACACCGATCACTGCCCGAAACCTGCGCTCGAGGACTTCGTTCTGCCCCTGATCGCCGAGTCCGAGAAGGTCGTCGCCGACGGCGGCAACCCGATCTTCCAGTCGCACATGTGGGATGGATCCGCGGTGCCCCTGGCCGAGAACGTCGAGATCGCCAAGGAACTGCTCCCCCGCATGAAGGCGATCCACGCGATCCTCGAGGTCGAGATCGGCGTGGTCGGCGGCGAGGAGGACGGCGTGCAGCACGAGGGCTCCAACGACGCCCTCTACACGACCGTGGCTGACGTGACCCAGGCCGTCGAGGCACTCGGCCTGGGCGACCAGGGCCGCTGGATCGCCGCGCTCACGTTCGGCAACGTCCACGGCGTCTACGCCCCCGGCAACGTCAAGCTCCGCCCTGAGCTGCTCGGCGAGATCCAGGAAGGGATCGCGGCCAAATTCGGCACCGGCCCCAAGCCGCTGGACCTCGTCTTCCACGGCGGCAGCGGATCCAGCGACGCGGAGATCGCGCTCGCGGTGTCCAACGGCGTGATCAAGATGAACATCGACACCGACACGCAGTACGCGTTCACTCGCGCGGTCGCCGGCTACATGTTCGGCAACTACGACGGCGTCCTGAAGGTCGACGGTTCGGTCGGCAATAAGAAGGCCTACGACCCGCGCGCATGGGGCAAGGTCGCGGAGTCCGCGATGGCCGCGCGCGTCGTGCAGTCCACCCAGCAGCTCGGCTCCGCGGGCAAGTCCACGAGCTGA
- a CDS encoding VOC family protein, with the protein MTIALQFTNVTVNDVDEAIGFYRDALGLDVQNDVSSGGHRWVTLGTPAQPGLGIVLSDPHAGRSQADGDTMQELLTKGVLPMLVFNTDDLDATFETVRAAGAEVLQEPMDMGWGQRDCAFRDPSGNMVRIAQAAAA; encoded by the coding sequence ATGACAATCGCACTCCAATTCACCAACGTCACCGTCAACGATGTCGACGAGGCGATCGGCTTCTACCGGGACGCTCTCGGTCTCGATGTGCAGAACGATGTGTCCTCGGGGGGTCACCGCTGGGTGACCCTCGGGACGCCCGCACAGCCCGGCCTCGGCATCGTCCTGTCCGACCCCCACGCCGGCCGCTCCCAGGCTGATGGGGACACGATGCAGGAACTGCTCACCAAGGGCGTGCTGCCGATGCTCGTCTTCAACACCGACGACCTCGACGCGACGTTCGAGACCGTGCGGGCCGCCGGCGCGGAGGTGCTGCAGGAGCCGATGGACATGGGCTGGGGTCAGCGGGACTGCGCGTTCCGCGATCCGTCCGGGAACATGGTCCGCATCGCGCAGGCCGCGGCGGCCTGA
- a CDS encoding UDP-N-acetylmuramyl pentapeptide phosphotransferase: MSAQVGGPKPQTGAIAVVANATDPARRPDVLFRVRRDEDHQVSAWWMVGAFVAVSAAAIALLSFVPGGA; the protein is encoded by the coding sequence ATGTCAGCACAGGTTGGCGGTCCCAAGCCGCAGACAGGCGCCATCGCCGTCGTGGCGAACGCCACTGACCCGGCTCGGCGCCCCGACGTGCTGTTCCGCGTGCGTCGTGACGAGGACCATCAGGTCTCGGCATGGTGGATGGTCGGCGCCTTCGTGGCCGTGTCCGCTGCGGCGATCGCTCTATTGAGCTTCGTTCCCGGCGGCGCCTGA
- a CDS encoding 4-hydroxy-3-methylbut-2-enyl diphosphate reductase: MPVPRVPRRRERLQDIPVPGQKRVLLAAPRGYCAGVDRAIVAVEKALERFGAPVYVRKQIVHNIHVVTELEAAGAIFVDEVDEVPEGAHVVFSAHGVSPAVVAEAADRQLQAIDATCPLVTKVHREAVRFARDDFEILLIGHEGHEEVEGTAGEAPDHVTIVNSPDHADTVLVRDPTKVVWLSQTTLSVDETMETVRRLRVRFPHLQDPPSDDICYATQNRQVAIKKVAPGADLVIVVGSANSSNSVRLVEVALEYGAKAAYRVDYSHELQQEWLDGVATVGVTSGASVPEVLVQEVLADLSDAGYRDVQEVKTAEEDLLFSLPKELRHDAEGQRDARALGGRVTT; encoded by the coding sequence ATGCCCGTCCCCCGCGTTCCGCGGCGGCGCGAGCGCCTCCAGGATATCCCCGTCCCCGGACAGAAGAGGGTCCTGCTCGCCGCCCCCCGCGGCTATTGCGCCGGAGTCGACCGCGCCATCGTCGCGGTCGAGAAGGCTCTGGAGCGCTTCGGCGCGCCCGTGTACGTGCGCAAGCAGATCGTCCACAACATCCACGTGGTGACCGAGCTCGAGGCGGCCGGGGCCATCTTCGTCGACGAGGTCGATGAGGTTCCCGAAGGCGCCCACGTCGTCTTCAGCGCGCACGGTGTCTCGCCGGCCGTCGTCGCCGAGGCCGCCGATCGTCAGCTCCAGGCCATCGACGCGACCTGCCCCCTGGTGACGAAGGTCCATCGCGAGGCCGTCAGATTCGCCCGCGACGACTTCGAGATCCTCCTCATCGGCCACGAGGGACACGAAGAGGTCGAGGGCACCGCCGGTGAGGCGCCCGACCACGTCACGATCGTGAACTCTCCCGATCACGCCGACACCGTTCTCGTGCGCGACCCGACGAAGGTCGTGTGGCTGTCGCAGACGACGCTCTCGGTCGACGAGACGATGGAGACGGTGCGGCGATTGCGCGTGCGTTTCCCGCATCTGCAGGATCCGCCATCGGACGACATCTGCTACGCGACCCAGAACCGCCAGGTGGCCATCAAGAAGGTGGCCCCGGGCGCCGATCTGGTGATCGTCGTCGGATCCGCGAACTCCTCCAACAGCGTGCGTCTGGTCGAAGTCGCCCTCGAATACGGCGCGAAAGCCGCATACCGCGTGGACTATTCCCATGAGCTGCAGCAGGAGTGGCTCGACGGCGTGGCCACGGTGGGCGTCACCAGCGGCGCTTCCGTGCCCGAAGTGCTGGTGCAGGAAGTCCTCGCCGACCTCTCGGATGCCGGCTACCGCGATGTGCAGGAGGTCAAGACGGCCGAGGAGGACCTGTTGTTCTCCCTCCCCAAGGAGCTGCGACACGATGCCGAAGGGCAGCGCGACGCGCGAGCCCTCGGCGGGCGGGTGACCACATGA